In Ignavibacteriales bacterium, the following are encoded in one genomic region:
- a CDS encoding four helix bundle protein — MKNKSPIQIKSYQFALRIVKLYKYLVEEKKEFILSKQILRSGTSIGANVEEAIGGQSKADFIAKLQIALKESRETHYWLRLLIDSGYLDKKFSVSILNDCEELLKLLIAILKTSKTKK, encoded by the coding sequence ATGAAAAATAAAAGCCCGATACAAATAAAAAGTTATCAATTTGCATTAAGAATTGTTAAACTTTACAAGTATTTAGTTGAGGAAAAAAAAGAATTTATCCTTTCAAAACAGATATTAAGAAGTGGTACAAGCATTGGGGCAAATGTTGAAGAAGCTATCGGAGGTCAATCCAAGGCTGATTTCATAGCAAAACTTCAAATTGCTTTAAAAGAATCTAGAGAAACTCATTATTGGCTTCGTTTACTAATAGATAGTGGTTATCTGGATAAAAAATTTAGCGTATCAATTTTAAATGATTGCGAAGAATTATTAAAACTGCTTATCGCAATTTTAAAAACATCAAAAACAAAAAAATAA
- a CDS encoding Fic family protein: MKTLSISARLLKEAHKTLLSGVRGEHRNPGEFRASQIWIGGATLKDATYIPPVHTEVNEHMGDLEKFLHNDQIDVPVLIRAAIAHYQFETIHPFLDGN; this comes from the coding sequence TTGAAAACTTTGTCGATCTCTGCAAGATTATTAAAAGAAGCCCATAAAACTTTATTGAGTGGTGTAAGAGGTGAACATAGAAATCCCGGTGAATTCAGAGCAAGTCAAATCTGGATTGGCGGAGCTACACTTAAAGATGCTACATACATTCCACCAGTTCACACAGAGGTGAATGAGCATATGGGTGATCTGGAAAAATTTTTGCATAATGATCAGATAGATGTTCCGGTTCTGATAAGAGCAGCTATTGCTCACTATCAGTTTGAAACTATACATCCCTTTCTTGATGGTAATTGA
- a CDS encoding WG repeat-containing protein: MVKSIQKLERFKKRYRTFNKMRNVFYTLILLSFFSCKGTESRVNKTQEYFNLDSIHTDYLVSFSDDGLFSPGKSCGYRNSKGEISIPQGKYNYCFTDTFRNFAFVSDDKLTNSKVVAIDRNENILFDVYMFDNGPDWLVDGLFRVVRNGKIGYANNNGIIIIEPKYECAEQFEKGIARVALNCTLKKDRYDPEHYEMEGGAWSNIDKKGDEVK, encoded by the coding sequence ATGGTAAAATCTATTCAAAAATTAGAACGATTTAAAAAACGTTATAGAACATTTAACAAAATGAGAAATGTTTTTTACACATTAATATTATTGTCCTTTTTTAGTTGTAAAGGAACTGAATCGAGAGTAAATAAAACTCAAGAATATTTTAATTTAGATTCAATTCATACAGATTACTTGGTTAGCTTTTCAGATGATGGTCTATTTTCTCCGGGTAAATCTTGTGGTTATAGAAATTCAAAAGGAGAGATTAGTATTCCACAAGGAAAATACAACTATTGTTTTACAGATACTTTCAGGAACTTTGCATTTGTTTCTGATGATAAGTTAACCAATTCAAAAGTTGTAGCAATTGACAGAAATGAAAACATTTTATTTGATGTATACATGTTTGACAATGGTCCAGACTGGTTGGTAGACGGCTTATTTCGGGTAGTACGTAATGGAAAAATTGGTTACGCAAACAATAACGGAATTATAATTATAGAACCAAAATATGAATGTGCTGAACAATTTGAAAAAGGGATTGCAAGAGTTGCGTTGAACTGTACACTTAAAAAAGACCGATATGATCCTGAACATTATGAAATGGAAGGTGGTGCTTGGTCTAATATTGATAAAAAAGGGGACGAAGTAAAATAA
- a CDS encoding fibrobacter succinogenes major paralogous domain-containing protein — MQNRIIILILISSFIGCNTTFLNHKDYNFKVKDFVWNIKIEGQVGEIYLKGSNFIFGRNWDSTFIEISSDNGAIIDTLNPYTIEKERECLINDGTGEYKSGYSLHNVPVDKQKYSKVTLKDIDRQFRGDSETFYLIVNALSNKEFTILFNRSQFDFISDITYYKDGKFIITYNTEAASEVNKYTVHIGLIDLEKIIKDEYRSGTDSKEVFRKSADSVAMEPEMKGLKTNGTVKIGIQEWSVENLNVNRFRNGDLIPEAKTTEEWMASGENGNPVWCYYENDPVNGKKYGKLYNWYAVSDKRGLAPEGWHIPTYNEFITLERKVSNNGNVLKEIGQGAGTNTSGFSALLAGYREPHGNFTVLGDYTGFWSSTEHYDVTNAYYVYLWGNDNSINLFYGTKEYGFSVRCLKDF, encoded by the coding sequence ATGCAAAACCGAATAATCATATTGATCTTAATCTCTTCATTCATTGGTTGTAACACGACTTTTTTGAATCACAAAGACTATAATTTTAAGGTAAAAGACTTTGTCTGGAATATAAAAATTGAAGGACAAGTTGGGGAAATCTATTTGAAAGGATCAAACTTCATTTTCGGTAGAAATTGGGATTCAACATTTATTGAAATATCCTCAGACAACGGTGCTATTATTGATACTTTAAATCCGTATACAATCGAAAAGGAAAGAGAGTGTTTAATTAACGATGGTACTGGCGAATATAAAAGCGGTTACTCTCTACATAATGTTCCAGTTGATAAACAAAAATATTCAAAAGTAACTTTAAAAGATATTGACAGACAATTCCGTGGAGACTCAGAAACATTTTATCTGATTGTAAATGCCCTTTCAAATAAAGAGTTTACAATTCTATTCAATCGCAGTCAATTTGATTTCATCTCGGATATTACCTATTACAAAGATGGGAAGTTTATAATTACATATAATACAGAAGCGGCGAGTGAAGTAAATAAATATACTGTACATATTGGACTCATTGACTTGGAAAAAATAATTAAAGATGAATACAGATCGGGAACTGATTCTAAAGAAGTGTTTCGAAAAAGCGCTGACAGTGTTGCAATGGAACCAGAGATGAAAGGACTAAAAACTAATGGGACTGTCAAAATAGGTATTCAAGAATGGTCAGTTGAAAATTTAAATGTTAACAGATTTAGAAATGGTGATTTGATTCCAGAAGCGAAGACAACGGAAGAATGGATGGCGTCTGGAGAGAATGGCAATCCAGTATGGTGTTATTATGAAAATGATCCGGTGAATGGGAAAAAGTATGGTAAGTTGTATAATTGGTATGCGGTGAGTGATAAAAGAGGATTGGCTCCAGAAGGCTGGCACATACCAACTTATAATGAGTTTATAACTTTAGAAAGAAAAGTAAGCAATAACGGCAATGTCTTAAAAGAGATTGGGCAAGGTGCCGGAACAAACACAAGTGGATTTTCTGCTTTGCTTGCGGGCTACCGAGAACCCCATGGTAACTTCACTGTTTTAGGTGACTACACTGGCTTTTGGAGTTCTACGGAGCACTACGATGTTACGAACGCGTACTACGTCTACTTGTGGGGCAATGATAATAGTATCAACTTGTTCTATGGCACCAAGGAGTACGGTTTCAGTGTTCGCTGCCTCAAGGATTTTTAG
- a CDS encoding histidine kinase: protein MMKKIFITIIIIFLYYTHLYPQTPAYYHYTSADGLASSTVYDIIQDRDGFIWFATINGMSKFDGKRFTTFSTKDGLNSNSIISLVEGKNGVMYIGNYEKGINVLRNSRIENYCNVINGKSFATSYLLLVPSGKDEQKLYAYRTLGNINVIKEKVSSNRSSYSISANPIHIIKLEKLPGGEILALTTSGLFNFKDDTLNKLHIKDLPDTTVHCLTMGDDDSYLIGAIGMIYKIKNNKVIKRYKISLYADNNEVVTILRDRNNNIWFSIMNRGFFLIPNGTDKIIDMGIKMGLQNTLVNNYLEDTEGNIWVSTFGKGVFCLNNLYLKSYNENDGMSSNSVYSIAKENSGKILIGTFNGINILENGRFYYIKSNSGKTLTENINSVNNINNDFYICGTFGGNKTIDISYKEIKIHLLVQASFCKTSDGFYLFGQWDNSIIIQKEFPYRKERSLRLNIFGDSSNINRINKIFEDTQKNVWIGTNLGLCKLNFLSNNSGKAGWKKSFFPSNTILNSRINSVFQDNENKIWFTGDKGVANYNLKNDSVTSYTNILGYDLSSSTSLVSDSKNRIWIGNMKGLYLIDGKSIIHLDRKTGLPSDEVFSLYFDDKKNLLYIGTSNGISILDINLFNNYVPRSLDVKIISIKAGDSVYTNYNKLVFEPEQHNVYINFRALSFSSPGSIKYKYSLNGEWGETDYDFLNFISLENGKYELQIMAKSQNSAWGKPFNIIFEVKPRFNETIWYKLGIISIFVFISVSIVTLRLKLKNKKIREELALTERINELEHQALSAMMNPHFIFNSLNSVQYLINCHRNEEANDYIAMMAKLIRKNLDTAGSGFILLSEELYRLKLYLDLEKLRFQESFSYEIITGADMDTASIMIPNMIIQPFAENTIWHGIINSGSKGLVTISFSFEDVDIDSVITRSLIIKVTDNGIGIKEAKKNQKEDHISRGIKIIEERLRLLSTKMELPQPIMFEDLSNGNSNSQGTEVIISLPPPLYKIIMPE, encoded by the coding sequence ATGATGAAAAAAATTTTCATAACAATCATAATCATCTTTCTATACTATACTCATCTTTATCCGCAAACACCGGCTTATTATCACTACACATCAGCTGATGGACTGGCTTCCTCAACTGTATATGATATTATTCAGGATCGAGATGGATTTATCTGGTTTGCCACAATAAATGGAATGAGCAAGTTTGATGGAAAACGTTTCACTACATTCAGTACAAAAGACGGACTTAATTCAAATTCGATTATATCACTTGTAGAAGGTAAAAATGGTGTAATGTATATTGGTAATTATGAAAAAGGGATTAATGTTTTAAGAAATAGCCGGATCGAAAACTATTGCAATGTTATTAACGGAAAAAGTTTTGCTACCTCGTATTTATTGCTTGTCCCTTCAGGAAAAGATGAACAAAAATTATACGCCTACCGTACATTAGGAAATATTAATGTTATAAAAGAAAAAGTTTCATCCAACAGATCTAGCTATAGTATCTCCGCAAATCCTATCCATATTATTAAATTAGAAAAATTACCAGGCGGAGAAATATTAGCTTTAACTACAAGTGGGTTATTTAATTTTAAAGATGATACTCTTAACAAATTGCACATTAAAGATTTGCCGGATACCACGGTTCATTGTCTTACAATGGGTGATGATGACAGTTACCTCATTGGCGCAATTGGGATGATCTACAAGATAAAAAACAACAAAGTAATCAAACGATATAAAATAAGTTTGTACGCAGATAACAATGAGGTTGTAACAATTTTAAGAGATAGAAATAATAATATCTGGTTTTCGATTATGAACAGGGGTTTCTTTTTAATTCCGAACGGTACAGATAAAATCATTGATATGGGGATTAAAATGGGACTACAGAATACTTTAGTGAATAACTATCTTGAAGATACTGAAGGAAATATCTGGGTAAGTACATTCGGCAAAGGCGTATTTTGTTTGAATAATCTTTATTTAAAAAGCTATAATGAAAATGATGGAATGAGCAGTAATAGTGTTTATTCCATAGCGAAAGAGAACTCCGGTAAAATATTGATTGGGACATTTAACGGTATAAATATTTTAGAAAATGGAAGATTCTACTATATCAAAAGCAATTCAGGGAAAACATTAACAGAAAATATAAACAGCGTTAATAATATCAATAACGATTTTTATATTTGCGGCACATTTGGTGGAAATAAAACCATAGATATTTCTTATAAAGAAATTAAAATCCATTTGTTGGTTCAAGCTTCCTTTTGTAAGACAAGTGATGGGTTTTATCTGTTTGGCCAGTGGGATAATTCCATAATAATTCAAAAAGAATTTCCATATAGAAAGGAACGATCATTGAGGTTAAATATTTTTGGAGATAGTTCTAATATAAACCGCATTAACAAAATTTTTGAGGATACACAAAAGAATGTTTGGATAGGAACTAACCTTGGCTTATGCAAATTAAACTTTCTTTCCAATAATTCTGGAAAGGCAGGCTGGAAGAAATCATTTTTTCCCTCTAATACAATTCTGAACTCAAGAATTAATTCAGTCTTTCAGGATAATGAAAACAAAATTTGGTTTACTGGTGATAAAGGCGTTGCGAATTATAACTTAAAAAATGATTCGGTTACCAGTTACACAAATATTTTAGGATACGATTTATCCTCTTCAACTTCACTGGTTTCAGATAGTAAGAATAGGATCTGGATCGGAAATATGAAGGGACTTTATTTGATTGACGGGAAATCAATTATACATCTTGACAGGAAAACGGGTCTTCCATCTGATGAAGTATTTTCACTCTATTTTGATGACAAGAAAAATTTACTTTACATCGGCACAAGCAATGGCATTTCCATTCTTGACATAAATTTATTCAACAACTATGTCCCTCGTTCACTCGATGTAAAAATAATTAGCATAAAGGCAGGGGATTCAGTTTATACAAATTATAACAAATTAGTTTTTGAGCCGGAACAACATAATGTTTACATAAATTTCAGAGCATTAAGTTTTTCTTCACCAGGTTCAATAAAATATAAATATAGTTTGAATGGTGAGTGGGGTGAAACGGATTACGATTTTCTAAATTTCATTTCTCTTGAGAATGGGAAATATGAATTGCAGATTATGGCAAAATCTCAGAATAGTGCTTGGGGGAAACCATTCAATATCATTTTCGAGGTTAAACCTCGCTTCAATGAAACTATATGGTATAAACTTGGGATAATCTCAATATTTGTTTTCATCTCTGTTTCAATTGTAACATTGCGCTTGAAACTGAAAAATAAAAAGATTCGGGAGGAATTAGCATTAACAGAAAGGATAAATGAGCTTGAACATCAGGCATTATCTGCAATGATGAATCCACATTTTATTTTTAATTCACTCAACTCAGTACAATACCTCATCAATTGCCATAGAAATGAAGAAGCAAATGATTATATAGCAATGATGGCGAAGCTTATAAGGAAAAATCTTGATACTGCAGGCAGCGGATTTATTCTTTTATCAGAAGAACTTTACCGGCTAAAGTTATACTTGGATCTTGAGAAGCTTAGATTCCAGGAAAGTTTTTCTTATGAGATCATTACCGGAGCCGATATGGACACGGCTTCTATAATGATTCCGAATATGATCATTCAGCCATTTGCGGAAAATACAATTTGGCATGGTATAATTAATTCCGGCAGTAAGGGATTGGTAACTATTTCCTTTTCATTTGAAGATGTAGATATTGATTCAGTAATAACCCGATCGTTAATAATTAAGGTTACCGACAATGGAATAGGAATTAAAGAAGCAAAGAAGAATCAAAAAGAAGATCACATTTCAAGAGGGATAAAGATTATTGAAGAGCGCCTGAGGTTATTGAGCACAAAAATGGAGCTTCCGCAGCCGATCATGTTTGAAGATTTGAGCAATGGTAACAGCAACTCTCAAGGAACCGAGGTCATTATTTCTCTTCCCCCACCACTGTATAAAATTATTATGCCGGAATAA
- a CDS encoding LytTR family DNA-binding domain-containing protein encodes MKTIIVDDELHGRENLKKILETYCLEIEVLGCADSVVSAKELVKIHDPDVVFLDINMPVLDGFDFLKEYDNRKFMVVFVSAHEEFGIDAVKAGATDYLLKPVNIKELKQTVKKLLTINNQKRKIETVYETDKLVLPATHGFNILVIDDIIRIEAEGCYTKVIVKDGKNTIISRTLKDFEETLPKEKFFRIHKSHLINLKYIKEYSNISGNFVTMTDGSRIEISRRKAPEFIQKIKTVINAV; translated from the coding sequence TTGAAAACAATAATAGTTGATGATGAACTTCATGGAAGGGAAAACCTTAAGAAGATCCTTGAAACTTATTGTCTTGAGATAGAAGTCCTTGGATGCGCGGATTCCGTTGTTAGCGCAAAGGAACTTGTTAAGATTCATGACCCTGATGTAGTGTTCCTCGATATTAATATGCCGGTACTTGATGGATTTGATTTCCTAAAAGAATATGATAATCGAAAATTTATGGTTGTATTTGTTAGCGCTCATGAAGAATTTGGAATCGATGCTGTAAAGGCTGGTGCAACTGATTATCTTCTTAAGCCGGTAAATATAAAAGAGCTTAAGCAAACAGTTAAAAAACTCTTGACGATTAATAATCAAAAGAGAAAAATTGAAACTGTTTATGAAACGGATAAATTAGTGCTTCCTGCAACTCATGGATTTAATATACTGGTTATTGATGACATAATCCGAATTGAAGCAGAAGGATGCTATACAAAAGTTATTGTTAAAGACGGAAAGAATACAATTATTTCCCGCACATTAAAAGATTTTGAGGAAACACTGCCGAAAGAAAAATTTTTCAGAATTCACAAATCGCATTTAATCAATTTGAAGTATATAAAAGAATATTCAAACATCAGCGGAAACTTTGTTACGATGACAGATGGAAGCAGGATTGAAATATCGCGCAGGAAAGCTCCGGAATTTATTCAAAAAATCAAGACCGTGATAAATGCTGTTTGA
- a CDS encoding T9SS type A sorting domain-containing protein: MSRSALNILIIILLHNFNYKAQNIQITDGWYFIDNNKFFIKGIGYETHTRPGQVPWIYSFNADLIREDLQRIKDAGFNTIRTWGALKEEELKLVEESGLKMLFGIWIDPQGNFGDQSFQTASLNLVNEVLSYSKKYDCIIGYLIMNEPQVAHIYDSGSQNLLDLWNAVIELIHQKHPGVPVSFSNTMIGDFIKMDLFDFAAYNAYIYNPTTLTHSHGYAGYLHYLKNNRAPNKPFVVTEFGLSVSPGTASNQYGYGGNTLKQQSDGDLFMYRELIDAGAQGGTVFQYHDGWWKSGNEYYHDSNAEEWFGLIEFASLNDQYGTPRPVWYSFKKYNKAIITDPKNEQIIKGAIPIEIFTTEDVAAFSIVLNNNILINQKVYKSYYKGELNLSLNDEIKDLQLNFYFYNSNGDTLKSEMISVLLCKDTVSLPTIDLQIIPTNLNPGAKNYLLMNLTNNPLFTILNNKVDYIVHPHIGFDPGASKYRIIQLTNNKYNFSDNFDIPLNTKVATFGTGFTIQYGTFQKRITAQKILTQGSWADPILATDIITDISELNNEIKKLDTGFELFHNFPDPFNSSTKIRYTISDQQYATLKVYDILGDEIETLVNEEKLVGSYEVEFDGSKLSSGIYFYQLKAGSFTQTRKMIILK, encoded by the coding sequence ATGAGCCGATCAGCCTTAAACATTTTAATAATTATCCTTCTACATAATTTCAACTACAAGGCACAAAACATTCAAATTACTGACGGCTGGTATTTCATAGACAACAACAAATTTTTTATTAAAGGGATTGGGTACGAAACGCATACTCGCCCAGGACAGGTCCCTTGGATTTATAGTTTCAATGCTGATTTAATCAGAGAGGATCTACAAAGGATTAAAGATGCTGGATTTAATACAATCCGAACATGGGGCGCATTAAAAGAAGAAGAATTGAAATTAGTAGAAGAATCCGGACTTAAAATGTTATTTGGTATTTGGATCGATCCTCAAGGTAATTTTGGGGATCAATCTTTTCAAACCGCTTCACTTAATCTTGTAAATGAAGTTTTGAGTTACTCAAAAAAGTACGATTGCATAATCGGATACTTAATTATGAATGAACCGCAGGTTGCTCATATTTACGATTCCGGTTCTCAAAATCTCCTCGATCTTTGGAATGCGGTTATAGAATTAATTCATCAAAAGCATCCTGGCGTACCGGTCTCATTTTCAAATACGATGATTGGTGATTTCATAAAAATGGACCTTTTTGATTTTGCAGCATATAACGCATATATCTACAATCCAACAACTCTAACACACTCTCATGGTTACGCCGGATATTTACATTATTTAAAAAACAACCGTGCTCCGAATAAACCATTTGTTGTTACCGAGTTCGGTTTATCGGTTTCACCTGGAACCGCAAGTAACCAGTATGGTTATGGTGGAAACACGCTTAAACAACAGTCCGATGGTGATCTTTTTATGTACCGGGAATTAATTGATGCTGGTGCACAAGGCGGAACAGTTTTTCAGTATCATGATGGGTGGTGGAAAAGCGGCAATGAATATTATCATGATAGCAATGCGGAGGAATGGTTCGGCTTAATAGAATTTGCAAGTTTAAACGATCAATATGGAACACCTCGCCCAGTTTGGTACTCATTTAAAAAATATAACAAAGCAATAATCACTGATCCGAAAAATGAACAGATAATCAAAGGAGCTATTCCAATTGAAATATTTACGACCGAAGATGTTGCAGCATTTTCGATTGTCTTAAATAATAATATTTTAATTAATCAAAAGGTTTACAAAAGTTATTACAAAGGTGAATTGAATTTATCTTTAAACGATGAAATCAAAGATCTGCAGTTAAATTTTTATTTCTACAATTCAAACGGTGATACTTTAAAATCCGAAATGATCTCAGTTCTGCTCTGCAAAGATACCGTTTCACTTCCCACGATTGATTTGCAGATAATTCCAACGAATTTAAACCCGGGGGCGAAAAATTATTTATTAATGAACCTTACAAATAATCCTTTATTTACAATCTTAAATAATAAAGTTGATTATATAGTCCATCCTCATATTGGATTTGATCCAGGAGCATCAAAATATCGAATTATTCAATTAACGAATAACAAATATAATTTTTCAGATAATTTCGATATACCACTTAATACAAAAGTTGCTACATTCGGTACCGGGTTTACGATTCAGTACGGAACATTCCAAAAGAGAATTACTGCACAAAAAATTTTAACACAAGGCAGTTGGGCAGATCCTATTTTAGCTACCGATATAATTACTGATATTAGCGAATTGAATAACGAGATAAAAAAACTTGATACTGGATTTGAATTATTCCACAATTTCCCTGATCCATTTAATTCAAGTACCAAGATCCGATATACAATAAGCGATCAGCAATATGCAACTTTGAAGGTTTATGATATTCTGGGAGATGAAATAGAAACATTAGTTAATGAAGAAAAACTTGTTGGAAGTTATGAAGTTGAGTTTGATGGTAGTAAACTTTCAAGTGGGATATATTTCTATCAATTAAAAGCCGGCAGCTTTACACAAACACGTAAAATGATCATTCTAAAATAG